From Halorubrum salinarum, the proteins below share one genomic window:
- a CDS encoding DUF2249 domain-containing protein has product MFVTNDPGTGFVDRHMSSEPGDSAAVERAVAERTDAPTEGETVALDVRTLGPPKPLRETLERVETLGDGDVLVQYNDRSPQFLFPRLEDRGFAYAAVETDATEATVTAIWPADGGRAAADERAAEGDSGAGDATAT; this is encoded by the coding sequence ATGTTCGTCACAAACGACCCGGGGACCGGGTTCGTCGATCGACACATGAGCTCCGAACCCGGCGATTCCGCGGCGGTCGAACGGGCGGTGGCCGAGCGGACGGACGCGCCGACCGAGGGGGAGACGGTCGCCCTCGACGTGCGGACGCTCGGTCCGCCGAAGCCGCTGCGCGAGACGCTCGAACGCGTCGAGACGCTCGGCGACGGCGACGTGTTAGTCCAGTACAACGACCGGAGCCCGCAGTTCCTCTTCCCGCGCTTGGAGGACCGCGGGTTCGCCTACGCCGCGGTCGAGACGGACGCGACGGAGGCGACCGTCACCGCCATCTGGCCGGCCGACGGCGGGCGGGCCGCGGCGGACGAGCGGGCCGCCGAGGGCGACTCAGGCGCCGGCGACGCGACCGCGACGTAG
- a CDS encoding DMT family transporter, translating to MSRYRTAGRFLLLCAVWGTAFMATDVGLADLPPVPFAAVRFDVAAALLFGGVLASGTDVRPRTRDDYVYVLVGGALIIGAHHAFLFAGQRYVTGAVAAVLLGLVPVVTPALTRLASTDAEVTAGTAVGVALGFVGVVVIADPDPANLADSVLGVALVLASALAFAVAAVVTHSRSPSMPFVATQAWMMAVGAAVLHAAVLAVPGQSFATAAWTPSALGAVAYLSAVAGVGGFLLYFSLLDDLGPVEMSFIEYVIPVFAALAGWLVLGQAVTAATVVGFAFILAGFVAAKWRALRGG from the coding sequence ATGAGTCGCTACCGGACGGCCGGCCGCTTCCTCCTGCTTTGCGCCGTCTGGGGGACGGCGTTCATGGCGACGGACGTCGGCCTCGCGGACCTCCCCCCGGTCCCGTTCGCGGCCGTGCGCTTCGACGTCGCCGCCGCGCTGCTGTTCGGCGGCGTCCTCGCCTCGGGGACGGACGTTCGCCCCCGGACCCGCGACGACTACGTGTACGTGCTCGTCGGCGGGGCCCTCATCATCGGCGCCCATCACGCGTTCCTGTTCGCCGGACAGCGGTACGTCACCGGCGCCGTCGCGGCCGTCCTGTTGGGCCTCGTCCCCGTGGTGACGCCCGCACTAACGCGGCTCGCGTCCACCGACGCGGAAGTCACCGCCGGCACCGCGGTCGGCGTCGCGCTCGGGTTCGTCGGCGTCGTCGTCATCGCCGACCCCGACCCCGCGAACCTCGCGGACAGCGTCCTCGGCGTCGCGCTCGTGCTCGCGTCCGCGCTCGCGTTCGCCGTCGCCGCGGTCGTCACCCACAGCCGATCGCCGTCGATGCCGTTCGTCGCCACGCAGGCGTGGATGATGGCGGTCGGCGCGGCGGTCCTCCACGCCGCCGTGCTCGCGGTCCCGGGCCAGTCGTTCGCGACCGCCGCATGGACCCCGTCCGCGCTCGGCGCCGTCGCGTACCTCTCCGCGGTCGCCGGCGTCGGGGGGTTCCTGCTGTACTTCTCGCTGCTGGACGACCTCGGTCCTGTCGAGATGAGCTTCATCGAGTACGTGATCCCCGTGTTCGCGGCGCTGGCGGGCTGGCTCGTGCTCGGCCAGGCGGTGACGGCCGCGACCGTCGTCGGGTTCGCCTTCATCCTGGCGGGGTTCGTCGCCGCGAAGTGGCGGGCGCTGCGCGGGGGATAG
- a CDS encoding radical SAM protein, translating into MFDDLDTDRRPLVLVWEVTQACGLACRHCRADARPQRHPDELTTAEGKRLLENAAAFGDGQLVVLSGGDPLARDDLTELVSYGDDLGLRMTITPSGTRSLTPERVRDLADAGIARMALSLDGPTRERHDAFRGEESFADTVEAARAARDAGIPLQVNTTVCADTVDDLPAIRDRVRDLGAVLWSVFFLVPVGRGRVLDPVDPGRAEDVMAWLHEVSDEERFGVKTTEAPFYRRVGVERATDGEADGAAGRRGGITAGRGFAFVSHTGEVYPSGFLPESAGNVRDRSVVDVYRNADLFESLRDPDGFSGKCGACEYRHVCGGSRSRAYAATGDPTGSDPLCPYVPEGYDGALPERQRAGDDGERPEPAD; encoded by the coding sequence ATGTTCGACGACCTCGACACCGACCGGCGGCCGCTGGTGCTCGTCTGGGAGGTCACGCAGGCCTGCGGGCTCGCGTGCCGGCACTGCCGCGCCGACGCGAGGCCGCAGCGGCACCCCGACGAGCTGACGACCGCGGAGGGGAAGCGACTCCTTGAGAACGCCGCCGCGTTCGGCGACGGGCAGCTGGTCGTCCTTTCCGGGGGCGACCCGCTCGCGCGCGACGACCTCACGGAGCTGGTCTCGTACGGCGACGACCTGGGCCTCCGGATGACGATCACGCCGAGCGGGACGCGGTCGCTCACGCCCGAGCGCGTCCGCGACCTCGCCGACGCCGGGATCGCGCGGATGGCGCTCAGCCTCGACGGCCCGACCCGCGAGCGTCACGACGCGTTCCGCGGCGAGGAGAGCTTCGCGGACACGGTCGAGGCCGCGCGCGCCGCCCGTGACGCCGGGATCCCGCTCCAGGTCAACACCACGGTCTGCGCGGACACCGTCGACGACCTCCCCGCGATCCGCGACCGCGTCCGCGACCTGGGCGCGGTCCTCTGGAGCGTCTTCTTCCTCGTCCCGGTGGGTCGCGGCCGCGTCCTCGACCCGGTCGACCCCGGGCGCGCCGAGGACGTGATGGCGTGGCTCCACGAGGTGTCCGACGAGGAGCGGTTCGGCGTGAAGACCACGGAAGCGCCGTTCTACCGCCGCGTCGGCGTCGAGCGCGCGACCGACGGCGAGGCCGACGGCGCGGCCGGCCGTCGGGGCGGGATCACGGCCGGCCGCGGGTTCGCGTTCGTGAGCCACACCGGCGAGGTGTACCCGTCGGGCTTCCTCCCGGAGTCCGCGGGGAACGTCCGCGACCGGTCGGTCGTCGACGTGTACCGGAACGCCGACCTCTTCGAATCGCTCCGCGACCCCGACGGCTTCTCGGGGAAGTGCGGCGCCTGCGAGTACCGCCACGTCTGCGGCGGGAGCCGGTCGCGGGCGTACGCCGCGACGGGCGACCCGACCGGAAGCGACCCCCTCTGTCCGTACGTCCCGGAGGGCTACGACGGGGCGCTTCCGGAGCGGCAGCGCGCCGGCGACGACGGCGAGCGTCCCGAGCCGGCGGACTGA
- a CDS encoding MFS transporter has protein sequence MTGDRGAADAERSGALDAFRRFLALERDVLVLSVAMFAFSLGFQMTTRYLPEYMVALGASGFVVGLFGTFGNVISALYPYPGGAVSDRIGSRYALTLFGLLSTAGFAVWLVAPAVGPITAGGRTVEPWVWVFVGLALAQAWKSFGLGATFAVVKQATAPSRLAAGFASTETFRRTAFLIGPVLAAVLIGLRAEFTASFRYVLAVGVAVGVLGTAVQHVLYDASGDSIGDSFAGLDRIRRDLREMPAPLRPLLVGDTLVRFANGMVYVFFVLVVTQFFQVGLDTTVALGGFSYAVDLSPQAFFGYLLGVEMLVALLIMVPASKLAERVGLKPVVAAGFAVYAVFPVVLIYAPALAGSALPLSAVMVAVFAFSGVRFAGLPSHKALIIGPAERGSGGRVTGTYYLLRNAVVIPSAAVGGYLWDFVSPEVAFTVAAVIGVVGTGYFLAFGEEFEAYA, from the coding sequence GTGACCGGCGACCGGGGCGCCGCCGACGCCGAGCGGTCCGGTGCGCTCGACGCCTTCCGCCGGTTCCTCGCGTTAGAGCGGGACGTGCTCGTGCTGTCGGTCGCGATGTTCGCGTTCAGCCTCGGCTTCCAGATGACGACCCGGTACCTCCCGGAGTACATGGTCGCGCTCGGGGCCTCCGGGTTCGTCGTCGGGCTCTTCGGCACGTTCGGCAACGTCATCTCGGCGCTGTACCCGTACCCGGGCGGCGCCGTCTCGGACCGGATCGGGTCGCGGTACGCGCTCACCCTCTTCGGACTGCTGTCGACCGCGGGCTTCGCCGTCTGGCTGGTCGCCCCGGCCGTCGGTCCGATCACGGCGGGCGGGCGCACCGTGGAGCCGTGGGTCTGGGTCTTCGTCGGCCTCGCGCTCGCGCAGGCGTGGAAGTCGTTCGGCCTCGGCGCGACGTTCGCGGTGGTCAAGCAGGCGACGGCCCCCTCGCGGCTGGCCGCGGGGTTCGCCAGCACGGAGACGTTCCGGCGGACGGCGTTCCTGATCGGCCCAGTGCTGGCCGCCGTCCTCATCGGGCTCCGCGCGGAGTTCACCGCCAGCTTCCGGTACGTCCTCGCGGTCGGGGTGGCGGTCGGCGTCCTCGGGACTGCGGTCCAGCACGTCCTCTACGACGCGAGCGGCGACTCCATCGGCGACTCGTTCGCCGGGCTCGACCGGATCCGACGGGACCTGCGGGAGATGCCGGCGCCGCTGCGCCCGCTGCTCGTCGGCGACACGCTCGTCCGGTTCGCGAACGGGATGGTGTACGTGTTCTTCGTCCTCGTGGTCACGCAGTTCTTCCAGGTCGGCCTCGACACCACCGTCGCGCTCGGCGGGTTCTCGTACGCCGTGGACCTCTCCCCGCAGGCGTTCTTCGGCTACCTGCTCGGCGTCGAGATGCTCGTCGCGCTGCTGATCATGGTCCCGGCCTCGAAGCTCGCGGAGCGCGTGGGGCTCAAGCCGGTCGTCGCGGCCGGCTTCGCTGTCTACGCCGTCTTCCCCGTCGTGCTGATCTACGCGCCGGCGCTCGCGGGGTCGGCGCTGCCCCTGTCGGCGGTGATGGTCGCGGTCTTCGCGTTCTCCGGGGTCCGGTTCGCGGGGCTGCCGTCGCACAAGGCGCTTATCATCGGCCCGGCGGAGCGCGGGTCCGGCGGCCGCGTCACCGGGACGTACTACCTGCTCCGGAACGCGGTCGTGATCCCGAGCGCCGCCGTCGGCGGGTACCTGTGGGACTTCGTCAGCCCGGAGGTCGCGTTCACGGTCGCGGCGGTCATCGGCGTCGTCGGCACCGGCTACTTCCTTGCGTTCGGCGAGGAGTTCGAGGCGTACGCCTGA
- a CDS encoding PAS domain S-box protein — protein sequence MNRRETRDAVVHFGPDADWVREAAAESSAVAAADGVASYDEPEADAGAADAAGARLAVCELSPDAGVEALAAVRDALPTVPVLAVVADADAVDDALAAGAADVLVRRDGVDDTALLARRMEGVAATPAESRLGAESTAQLLDAIDDSFYALDADGAIRRWNDSFSRLTGYEDEELAGMDALELFAGADRERIAGAIETVVETGSATAKAELVARDGETTPVEFTGALVTDADGSPSGIVGIGRSLTERREREARLARLRQAVETIVDRAPLTLFEVEADGTVSTVRGETLPERLGRRVSEGDAAEGVFADQPEMRRHVAAALDGEPAHGLVEVGDSTLEAWLQPALDETGRVTRAVGLALDVTEREERAVMLDQIQASAGEVIWISTPGKESMDFVSDAYEDVWGRAPETLRSDPMSFVEAIHPDDRERVEAALTEQREDPDAYEETYRVVRPDGEVRWVHDQSSGVYEDGELTRIVGIATDITVRRRRERELRLKNRAVETAPVGVAIHETAESAGPITYVNEAFASVTGYDGDAVAGEGLSALAGDDTDSDRLHAVASAVKTGDRGSATLVLYRADGTPFWGRVDVAPVVDGDGEATHAVSFVQDVTESKEHEQEIERHLTEFGEVLAEDLGVPLREARDRLDAATDDDPDADLRRAEESVERAVSLVEDLATVHSFSVEPRRLSESMRGSSPAPAGRDE from the coding sequence ATGAACCGACGGGAAACGCGCGACGCGGTCGTTCACTTCGGCCCCGACGCGGACTGGGTCCGCGAGGCGGCCGCGGAGTCGTCCGCCGTCGCGGCCGCGGACGGCGTCGCGTCGTACGACGAACCGGAGGCCGACGCCGGGGCGGCGGACGCGGCCGGCGCGCGGCTGGCGGTCTGCGAGCTGTCCCCGGACGCCGGCGTCGAGGCGCTCGCGGCGGTCCGCGACGCGCTGCCGACCGTCCCGGTGCTGGCGGTCGTCGCCGACGCCGACGCGGTCGACGACGCGCTCGCGGCCGGCGCGGCGGACGTCCTCGTGCGGCGCGACGGCGTCGACGACACGGCGCTGCTCGCGCGGCGGATGGAGGGGGTCGCGGCGACGCCGGCCGAGTCCCGGCTCGGCGCGGAGTCGACGGCGCAGCTCCTCGACGCCATCGACGACTCGTTCTACGCGCTCGACGCCGACGGGGCGATCAGGCGGTGGAACGACAGCTTCAGCCGGCTGACCGGGTATGAGGACGAGGAGCTGGCGGGGATGGACGCGCTGGAGCTGTTCGCCGGCGCCGACCGGGAGCGGATCGCCGGCGCGATAGAGACCGTCGTCGAGACCGGCAGCGCGACCGCCAAGGCGGAGCTGGTCGCCCGGGATGGCGAGACGACCCCGGTGGAGTTCACGGGGGCGCTCGTCACCGACGCGGACGGGTCGCCGAGCGGGATCGTCGGCATCGGTCGCAGCCTGACGGAGCGCCGGGAACGCGAGGCGCGGCTGGCGCGGCTCCGACAGGCCGTCGAGACCATCGTCGACAGGGCCCCGCTGACGCTGTTCGAGGTCGAGGCCGACGGGACGGTCTCGACGGTCCGCGGCGAGACGCTCCCCGAGCGACTCGGGCGCCGGGTGTCCGAGGGGGACGCCGCGGAGGGGGTCTTCGCGGACCAGCCCGAGATGCGCCGGCACGTCGCGGCCGCCCTCGACGGCGAGCCCGCACACGGGCTCGTCGAGGTCGGCGACTCGACCCTCGAAGCGTGGCTCCAACCCGCCCTCGACGAGACGGGGCGGGTCACCCGGGCCGTCGGGCTCGCGCTCGACGTGACGGAGCGCGAGGAGCGCGCGGTGATGCTCGACCAGATCCAGGCGAGCGCCGGCGAGGTGATCTGGATCTCCACCCCCGGCAAGGAGTCGATGGACTTCGTCAGCGACGCCTACGAGGACGTCTGGGGGCGCGCGCCGGAGACGCTCAGGTCGGACCCGATGTCGTTCGTCGAGGCGATACACCCGGACGACCGGGAGCGGGTCGAGGCGGCCCTGACCGAGCAGCGCGAGGACCCGGACGCCTACGAGGAGACCTACCGCGTGGTGCGACCCGACGGGGAGGTCCGGTGGGTCCACGACCAGTCGTCGGGCGTCTACGAGGACGGCGAGCTGACGCGGATCGTCGGCATCGCGACGGACATCACCGTGCGCAGGCGCCGGGAGCGCGAGCTCCGGCTGAAGAACCGCGCGGTCGAGACCGCGCCGGTCGGCGTCGCGATCCACGAGACTGCCGAGTCGGCCGGCCCGATCACCTACGTCAACGAGGCGTTCGCGTCGGTCACGGGCTACGACGGCGACGCGGTCGCGGGCGAGGGCCTGTCGGCGCTCGCCGGCGACGACACCGACTCCGACCGGCTCCACGCCGTCGCCTCGGCGGTCAAGACCGGCGACCGCGGCTCCGCGACGCTCGTGCTCTACCGGGCCGACGGGACCCCGTTCTGGGGGCGGGTGGACGTGGCGCCGGTCGTCGACGGCGACGGCGAGGCGACGCACGCGGTCAGCTTCGTCCAGGACGTGACGGAGTCGAAGGAGCACGAACAGGAGATCGAGCGCCACCTGACGGAGTTCGGCGAGGTGCTCGCCGAGGACCTCGGCGTCCCGCTCCGGGAGGCGCGGGACCGGCTGGACGCGGCGACCGACGACGACCCGGACGCCGATCTCCGGCGCGCGGAGGAGTCGGTGGAGCGCGCCGTCTCGCTCGTCGAGGACCTCGCCACGGTCCACTCGTTCTCCGTCGAGCC